Proteins co-encoded in one Saprospira grandis genomic window:
- the tsf gene encoding translation elongation factor Ts, translated as MAFKISAAEVKKLRDQTGAGMMDCKKALQEAEGDFDGAIEYLRKKGQKMTEKRADREAKEGVVLALTSEDNSKGIAVRISCETDFVAKNDEFVAFVASIAELALANFPENAEALAALELSAGKTVADALVEKTGVIGEKIELNSYGRVEAAKVISYVHMGNKAGVVVGFNKDVDNLETAGKDVAMQIAAMHPIAVDKDGVDASIVEKEIEIGKEVARNEGKPEQLLERIAMGKLNAFYKENTLLNQEFVKGNKQTVAQFLGTLDKDLTVTSFVHITLG; from the coding sequence ATGGCTTTCAAAATTTCTGCAGCCGAAGTTAAAAAGCTACGCGACCAAACTGGCGCGGGCATGATGGATTGTAAAAAAGCCCTACAAGAAGCTGAAGGCGACTTTGACGGTGCTATTGAGTATCTTCGTAAGAAGGGCCAAAAAATGACCGAAAAGCGCGCAGACCGCGAAGCTAAAGAGGGCGTTGTTTTGGCACTCACTTCAGAAGATAACAGCAAAGGTATCGCTGTTCGTATTAGCTGCGAAACTGACTTTGTAGCCAAAAACGACGAATTCGTTGCTTTTGTAGCTTCTATCGCTGAGTTGGCCTTGGCTAACTTCCCCGAAAATGCTGAAGCTCTTGCCGCTCTAGAACTAAGCGCTGGCAAAACTGTAGCTGATGCTCTCGTTGAGAAAACAGGGGTTATCGGTGAAAAAATTGAGTTGAATAGCTACGGCCGCGTTGAAGCTGCTAAAGTTATCTCTTATGTACACATGGGCAATAAAGCCGGTGTTGTTGTAGGCTTCAACAAAGATGTTGATAACCTAGAAACTGCCGGTAAAGATGTAGCTATGCAAATCGCTGCTATGCACCCCATCGCTGTAGATAAGGACGGTGTTGATGCCTCTATCGTAGAGAAAGAGATCGAAATCGGAAAAGAAGTTGCCCGCAATGAAGGTAAGCCCGAGCAGTTGCTCGAGCGTATCGCTATGGGTAAACTCAATGCTTTCTACAAAGAAAATACTCTCCTTAACCAAGAGTTCGTAAAAGGAAATAAGCAAACTGTTGCTCAATTCCTTGGTACACTAGATAAAGACCTTACGGTTACTTCTTTTGTACACATTACCCTAGGTTAA